Part of the Mycolicibacterium mengxianglii genome is shown below.
GCCGCCCACCGCAGCGCACCGGAGTTCCGTGCACATTCGACGGTCAGCACCTGGCTGCACCGGATCGTGCTGAACAAGTGCATCGACCAGCTACGCCGCCCGCAGGAACTGCCGCAGGTCCTGGCCGACCGCGACGTCGGGCCGGCCACCGACGCCACCGCCGGGGTCGAGACGACGATCGTGGTGCACCGGGCCCTGGCAGCGCTGTCAGCCGACCAGCGGGCCGCTGTGGTGGCAGTGGACCTGCAGGGGTATTCGGTGGCTGAGACCGCCCACCTGCTCGGGATCGCCGAGGGCACGGTCAAGAGCCGCTGCTCCCGGGGCCGGGCACGGCTGGCGGTGTTATTGGTCCCCGAGGCCCGCGTGGCCTGACAGACCGACGCGCCCTGATGGCGGAGACTGGCGATGTGCAACGTCCCGCCCACAGCGTGACCCCGCGGCTAGGCGGCATGCGCCTGGCCGGTGCGGTCGCCGGGGTCGCGGCGGTCGCCGTCGCGGCCGGGGTGGGGTTACCGGCGCTGGCCGACCAGGCGGCCCCGGCAGCGCACACCATCGTCACCGCGCGGTCGCTGACGGTCACCATTCCCGTTGCAGCCATACCGCTGTCCGATACCGAGCTGAAGGCCCTGCTGGACGATCCGGCGGATCTGGGGCCCCTGCACAACCGGGCGCGCCGGGCGTCCTGCCTGGCCGGTCTCGGCTATCCGGCCGGCACCGCTGTCCTGGGTGCCCGCACCGTGGCGATCAACCGCCGGCCCGCCCTGGTACTGCTGTTGCCAGGCGATGTCCCCGGCGCGGTGAACGTGCTGGCAGTGGATCCGCGCTGCAACGCGGCCGATACCGGCCTGGTGGTTGCGACCACCATCACCCGGCCGTGACGCGGGCGGGAACAGCCCCGCCTACCCTGGTGTTACTAGACCTGCGACGATCGCATCGCCGATCACGTAAAGAAAGGCCCGCATGACTGACACTTCGTCCATCCATGACGTCCTCGTCATCGGATCCGGCCCCGCCGGATACACCGCGGCCATCTATACCGCCCGCGCCAACCTGGCCCCCGTCGTCTTCGAGGGGACGTCCTTCGGCGGCGCGCTGATGACGACCACCGAGGTGGAGAACTTCCCCGGATTCAAAGAAGGCATCACCGGTCCCGAGTTGATGGACGAGATGCGCGAGCAGGCGCTGCGCTTCGGCGCCGACCTGCAGATGGAAGACATCG
Proteins encoded:
- the sigM gene encoding RNA polymerase sigma factor SigM, whose protein sequence is MLSSIAGTRSDTELLAAHVAGDRYAFEELFRRYSPQLHRVAGRRLRSPEDAADAVQEAMLAAHRSAPEFRAHSTVSTWLHRIVLNKCIDQLRRPQELPQVLADRDVGPATDATAGVETTIVVHRALAALSADQRAAVVAVDLQGYSVAETAHLLGIAEGTVKSRCSRGRARLAVLLVPEARVA